From the Sulfuriferula nivalis genome, the window CCGTTTTATAGATGGGGCTGATGTGGCTAGCGGTATCGCTTTGATACGTGTGCGCACTATCTTCATCACCCCACCGCAACATTGGCAACGTATCGCTGGTCTGGGTTGCGCTGGCGGCGGATTGTTCCGTCGCCATAGGTGGGTCAGCTGTAGCTGGGTGAGTAGTTTGCTATTGGGATGCAGGTAGCCAAAGTTGCGGGCGCGGCGGTAGCCTTTGGGCAGAATGTGTTGCAGTATCAGTCGCAGGAAGGCTACACCACTCAAGGTACGGGTTTCCATTTGTTTGGTTTGGCTGTTCCGGTAACGGAAGGTGACCTGACCATGCCGGTCGGAGAGGATGTCTTTCTCCTGTATCACCCCCCGATACAGATAGCGCCCAAGGTAGATCAGAGCGTGCTGTCCAGTGCCGACGGCTTTGCAATCCACCACCCAATCGGTCGGGTAATCGTTTGGCAGGGTGAGTCCTGCTTGTCTGATGCCTGCCAGTAATTTGGCACGAAATACTTTGGCCAGGGCTTTGTGGTTAAACAGGTAGTTGCCGTGTTTATGACGCATGCGTCGCTGTTTGGGGTTAAAGGCGACAGCGGGCATGACGAGATGCACATGGGGGTGATAGTCCAGTCGGCGGTTATGGGTATGCAGTACAGTCACCGCCCCTGCGCTGCCGCGCAGCTTGTTGTCGTTTTGGCTGAAGGTGTTGACTGTTTCCCACGCGCAGCGTGTGATCAAGTCATACATGACGCGCTGATGT encodes:
- a CDS encoding IS91 family transposase, with product MIRLAHIVATYAAKLLAQHGHHLLPSQQAALTAFQTCRSQMSPRMQLACDDCQTPSYLPHSCGHRHCPHCQAHESQRWIDQQLHKSIPANYFMLTFTVPAQLRTLAWQHQRVMYDLITRCAWETVNTFSQNDNKLRGSAGAVTVLHTHNRRLDYHPHVHLVMPAVAFNPKQRRMRHKHGNYLFNHKALAKVFRAKLLAGIRQAGLTLPNDYPTDWVVDCKAVGTGQHALIYLGRYLYRGVIQEKDILSDRHGQVTFRYRNSQTKQMETRTLSGVAFLRLILQHILPKGYRRARNFGYLHPNSKLLTQLQLTHLWRRNNPPPAQPRPAIRCQCCGGVMKIVRTRIKAIPLATSAPSIKREHRADDTGWETMR